A stretch of Candidatus Dormiibacterota bacterium DNA encodes these proteins:
- a CDS encoding DUF1360 domain-containing protein gives MSTVAERTREQVDAYTEEASDERPIAGYTAVGAAYLTAVGAAALVTRRRGCRLPERIDPADVVLIGVATHKLSRILSKAGVTSPLRVPFTRFRGRSGPAELREDVRGTGVRRAVAELATCPFCLGQWVATGFAIGLVNAPRATRLVASVFAALTVSDFLHLGYATCERIAE, from the coding sequence ATGAGCACGGTCGCCGAGCGCACCCGCGAGCAGGTCGACGCCTACACCGAGGAGGCATCCGACGAGCGTCCGATCGCGGGCTACACCGCGGTCGGCGCCGCCTACCTGACCGCGGTGGGCGCGGCGGCGCTGGTCACCCGCCGCCGCGGCTGCCGGCTGCCGGAGCGGATCGACCCCGCCGACGTCGTGCTCATCGGCGTGGCCACGCACAAGCTCAGCAGGATCCTCAGCAAGGCGGGGGTGACCAGCCCGCTGCGGGTGCCGTTCACCCGTTTCCGGGGACGCTCCGGTCCGGCCGAGCTGCGCGAGGACGTGCGCGGCACCGGCGTGCGGCGGGCGGTCGCCGAGCTCGCCACCTGTCCCTTCTGCCTCGGCCAGTGGGTGGCCACCGGCTTCGCCATCGGGCTGGTGAACGCGCCTCGCGCGACCCGGCTGGTGGCCTCGGTCTTCGCGGCGCTGACCGTCTCCGACTTCCTCCACCTCGGCTACGCCACCTGCGAGCGGATCGCGGAGTGA
- a CDS encoding patatin-like phospholipase family protein, translating into MPFAPAIDRFERLARPLVLALSGGGANGAAQAGAAAELFEAGFRPDLIIGTSVGAWNGAWLAGHPDGEGGRALLQLWVDPSVRSLLRGVVRGYVGALARRRVAAFSDSHMRRIIDQSFGGRSFDDLRMPLAVAAVDLITAELEYLDSGSLSEAVLAASAIPTVLPPVRIGDRMLADAGFVDNFGIVEALRRGARSIVLLDASVGALSGAPDRLTAMLGRANLVTKIHQRRHAVAAAAAAGVRLDIVEVSALGWVLDFAAAGAHIALGRDVARSWLEAVDGGVPALLQGRLHTGAAMTRLRSSSAQAV; encoded by the coding sequence ATGCCGTTCGCGCCGGCGATCGACCGCTTCGAGCGGCTGGCGCGTCCCCTCGTGCTGGCCCTCTCCGGCGGGGGCGCCAACGGGGCGGCACAGGCGGGCGCGGCCGCCGAGCTCTTCGAGGCCGGCTTCCGGCCCGACCTCATCATCGGCACCTCGGTGGGCGCCTGGAACGGCGCCTGGCTGGCCGGGCATCCCGACGGCGAGGGGGGCAGGGCGCTGCTCCAACTCTGGGTCGACCCGTCGGTGCGCTCGCTGCTCCGCGGGGTGGTGCGCGGCTACGTGGGCGCGCTGGCGCGCAGGCGCGTCGCCGCCTTCTCCGACAGCCACATGCGCCGCATCATCGACCAGAGCTTCGGAGGCAGGAGCTTCGACGACCTGCGCATGCCCCTGGCGGTGGCCGCCGTCGACCTGATCACCGCCGAGCTCGAGTACCTCGACTCCGGCTCGCTCTCCGAGGCCGTGCTCGCCGCCTCGGCGATTCCCACGGTGCTGCCCCCGGTGCGCATCGGCGACCGGATGCTCGCCGACGCCGGCTTCGTCGACAACTTCGGCATCGTCGAGGCGCTGCGCCGCGGGGCGCGGTCGATCGTCCTCCTCGACGCCAGCGTCGGTGCCCTCTCCGGCGCCCCCGACCGGCTGACCGCGATGCTCGGCCGGGCCAACCTGGTCACCAAGATCCACCAGCGCCGCCACGCCGTCGCCGCCGCCGCCGCCGCCGGGGTGCGGCTCGACATCGTCGAGGTGAGCGCCCTGGGCTGGGTGCTCGACTTCGCCGCCGCCGGCGCGCACATCGCGCTGGGACGCGACGTCGCGCGGAGCTGGCTGGAGGCCGTCGACGGCGGCGTGCCGGCGCTGCTGCAGGGCAGGCTGCACACCGGCGCGGCAATGACCCGCCTGCGCAGCAGCAGCGCCCAGGCGGTCTGA
- a CDS encoding TIGR03668 family PPOX class F420-dependent oxidoreductase — protein MNLGTEQARSRFAAAPVARLATAGGDGRPHLVPVTFATVGDLIVTAVDHKPKRGTDLARLRHISAEPRVCLLADHYEERWEALWWVRADGTARILDPDEHDEREAALDLLARRYPQYRARRPEGPVIAVAVTRWTGWEWGDVAPG, from the coding sequence GTGAACCTCGGCACCGAACAGGCCCGATCGCGCTTCGCCGCCGCCCCGGTGGCGCGGCTGGCGACCGCCGGCGGCGACGGCCGGCCCCACCTGGTGCCGGTCACCTTCGCCACCGTCGGCGATCTGATCGTCACCGCCGTCGACCACAAGCCCAAGCGCGGCACCGACCTCGCCCGGCTGCGCCACATCAGCGCCGAGCCGAGGGTGTGCCTGCTCGCCGACCATTACGAGGAGCGCTGGGAGGCGCTGTGGTGGGTGCGGGCCGACGGCACCGCGCGCATCCTCGACCCCGACGAGCACGACGAGCGCGAGGCGGCGCTCGACCTTCTCGCCCGGAGGTACCCGCAGTACCGGGCCCGGCGGCCCGAGGGCCCGGTGATCGCCGTCGCCGTGACCCGCTGGACGGGCTGGGAATGGGGTGACGTCGCGCCCGGTTAA
- a CDS encoding AI-2E family transporter, which yields MVSSRGLNWVRALLVPLTILSWLALLIVTGWLLSHVTRALLLLILAGLLAFAASPIVNRLERFMPRVLAVSVTFVGGALLMAGFATVVVVAAADQVQQFVHNLPSYSDRIQSLQPRALNLLHHFGISSAQLNTFRENLVAYAQSIGSGVATGAVGLAASLANLIIEMVLILILSIYLTANSGRIAGWLREQAPADQRSHVELVISTVNRVVGGYVRGTLTMALFIGLLVGVGMQLMGVPYAVMLAALAFFMEFIPVIGVFISGAACAAVAATQGVGLALLVLGYFVIVHIIEGDVVGPRVMGRALGVHPAVALLALVAGGEVLGLWGALFGAPIAGLLQSFAAALWREIRGTRIETATASEPIILADDVATAASGPRHRPVEGK from the coding sequence ATGGTCAGCTCGCGGGGTCTCAACTGGGTGAGGGCCCTGCTCGTCCCGCTCACGATCCTCTCCTGGCTCGCCCTCCTCATCGTCACCGGATGGCTGCTCAGCCACGTCACCCGGGCGCTGCTGCTGCTGATCCTCGCCGGGCTGCTCGCCTTCGCCGCCAGCCCGATCGTCAACCGGCTGGAGCGGTTCATGCCCCGGGTGCTGGCGGTGAGCGTCACCTTCGTGGGCGGGGCGCTGCTGATGGCGGGCTTCGCCACCGTGGTGGTGGTGGCCGCCGCCGACCAGGTCCAGCAGTTCGTCCACAATCTGCCCTCCTACTCGGACCGCATCCAGTCCCTGCAGCCGCGGGCGCTGAACCTGCTCCACCACTTCGGCATCTCCTCCGCCCAGCTCAACACCTTCCGCGAGAACCTGGTCGCCTACGCCCAGAGCATCGGCAGCGGGGTGGCCACCGGGGCCGTCGGCCTCGCCGCCAGCCTGGCGAACCTGATCATCGAGATGGTGCTGATCCTCATCCTCAGCATCTACCTCACCGCCAACAGTGGCAGGATCGCCGGCTGGCTGCGCGAGCAGGCGCCCGCCGACCAGCGCAGCCACGTCGAGCTGGTCATCTCCACCGTCAACCGGGTGGTCGGCGGCTACGTCCGCGGGACCCTGACGATGGCGCTGTTCATCGGCCTGCTGGTTGGCGTGGGCATGCAGCTGATGGGCGTTCCCTACGCGGTGATGCTCGCCGCCCTCGCGTTCTTCATGGAGTTCATCCCGGTGATCGGGGTGTTCATCTCCGGGGCGGCCTGCGCGGCGGTGGCGGCGACCCAGGGGGTGGGGCTGGCGCTGCTCGTCCTCGGCTATTTCGTGATCGTCCACATCATCGAGGGCGACGTGGTCGGCCCCCGGGTGATGGGCAGGGCGCTCGGTGTCCACCCCGCGGTGGCGCTGCTCGCCCTGGTCGCCGGCGGCGAGGTGCTGGGGCTGTGGGGAGCGCTCTTCGGGGCGCCGATCGCCGGCCTGCTGCAGTCGTTCGCCGCCGCCCTCTGGCGGGAGATCCGCGGCACCCGGATCGAGACCGCGACCGCCTCCGAGCCGATCATCCTCGCCGACGACGTCGCCACCGCCGCGTCCGGTCCGCGCCACCGGCCGGTGGAGGGGAAGTAA
- a CDS encoding transglutaminase family protein: MGPPALTFAVSHHTVLRYSGRVAPSYNEVRMRPRDRGGQRTLTFALITSPPAVPRSRVDFFGNTVHRIDVGDAHDILGLAVETVVESTPQRRRSTVRRWDPEQLERDARLEFALASPRVPLDTTTAALRREWIRDDRSFDALVELATRIPREFTYSAGATTVDSSIDDLLEGGAGVCQDFTHLFLALARHAGWPARYVSGYLGPTGEQQTTTGASHAWAEVCGADGTWLGLDPTHGRPTGPHHLRLAVGRDYGDVAPHRGVFYGTAQAAPPEVSVRVTRMSEPAARTAERGAALHWQQQQQQQG; the protein is encoded by the coding sequence ATGGGTCCTCCAGCGCTGACCTTCGCCGTGTCCCATCACACGGTGCTCCGCTACAGCGGGCGGGTCGCGCCCTCGTACAACGAGGTGAGGATGCGGCCCCGCGACCGGGGCGGCCAGCGCACGCTCACCTTCGCGCTGATCACCTCTCCGCCCGCCGTCCCGCGATCGCGGGTCGACTTCTTCGGCAACACCGTGCACCGCATCGACGTCGGCGACGCTCACGACATCCTCGGGCTGGCGGTCGAGACGGTGGTCGAGAGCACCCCGCAGCGGCGCCGCTCGACGGTGCGCCGCTGGGACCCCGAGCAGCTCGAGCGCGACGCCCGGCTGGAGTTCGCCCTCGCCAGCCCGCGGGTGCCGCTCGACACCACCACCGCGGCCCTCCGCCGGGAATGGATCCGCGACGACCGCTCCTTCGACGCCCTGGTCGAGCTCGCGACCCGGATCCCCAGGGAGTTCACCTACAGCGCCGGCGCCACCACCGTGGACAGCAGCATCGACGACCTGCTCGAGGGCGGCGCCGGGGTCTGCCAGGACTTCACCCACCTCTTCCTCGCGCTGGCCCGGCACGCCGGCTGGCCGGCCCGCTACGTGAGCGGGTACCTCGGGCCCACCGGCGAGCAGCAGACGACCACCGGCGCCTCCCATGCGTGGGCGGAGGTCTGCGGCGCCGACGGCACCTGGCTGGGGCTCGACCCCACCCACGGCCGGCCCACCGGCCCCCACCACCTCCGCCTGGCGGTGGGCCGCGACTACGGCGACGTCGCCCCCCACCGCGGCGTCTTCTACGGCACCGCCCAGGCCGCGCCCCCCGAGGTCTCCGTCCGGGTGACCCGGATGAGCGAGCCGGCGGCGCGGACCGCCGAGCGCGGCGCCGCCCTCCACTGGCAGCAGCAGCAGCAGCAGCAGGGCTGA
- a CDS encoding circularly permuted type 2 ATP-grasp protein — protein sequence MAGTLADEALLTDLRDRAIAWFASRGITFGVPQGETTEGEGAPIIPFDPIPRVLAAAEWRGLEKALAQRVMALDAFVADCYGAQRALREGVVPSRFVYSSNGYLRELVGVRPPRATHCHVAGIDVVRIDGVFMVLEDNVRVPSGIAYALVAREAMLELAHDWIAAAGVRSIDSYASRLRRSLQRIAPRPWQASIAVLTPGPYNAAYFEHRLLAEAVGAMLVTGNDLVVHEDEVYCRHDGALQRVDVVYSRVNADWLDPLLFRPESLLGPPGLIEAWRRGNVAIANSPGSGVADDKAIYPYVPDMVRYYLGEEPLIDNVPTYDVSDDRQRRHVVANLERMVIKPVDASGGYGIGFGKLMSAAEREATAAQLESHPRAWLAQEEVQLSRALCLAPNGGLEARAVDLRPFVLLDERPWVVPGGLTRVARDTETLVVNSSQGGGSKDTWVLQR from the coding sequence ATGGCGGGCACCCTGGCGGACGAGGCCCTGCTCACCGACCTGCGCGACCGGGCGATCGCGTGGTTCGCGTCGCGGGGGATCACCTTCGGCGTCCCCCAGGGCGAGACCACCGAGGGCGAGGGCGCCCCGATCATCCCCTTCGACCCGATCCCCCGAGTGCTCGCCGCCGCCGAGTGGCGGGGGCTGGAGAAGGCGCTGGCCCAGCGGGTGATGGCACTCGACGCCTTCGTCGCCGACTGCTACGGCGCCCAGCGGGCACTGCGCGAGGGCGTGGTGCCGTCGCGCTTCGTCTACAGCAGCAACGGCTACCTGCGCGAGCTGGTCGGGGTGCGGCCGCCACGGGCCACCCACTGCCACGTCGCCGGCATCGACGTGGTGCGCATCGACGGCGTCTTCATGGTGCTCGAGGACAACGTCCGCGTCCCCTCCGGCATCGCCTACGCCCTGGTGGCGCGGGAGGCGATGCTCGAGCTGGCCCACGACTGGATCGCGGCCGCCGGGGTGCGCAGCATCGACAGCTATGCGAGCCGGCTGCGCCGCAGCCTGCAGCGCATCGCCCCCCGACCCTGGCAGGCGAGCATCGCGGTGCTCACCCCCGGGCCGTACAACGCCGCCTACTTCGAGCACCGCCTGCTCGCCGAGGCGGTCGGCGCGATGCTGGTCACCGGCAACGACCTGGTGGTCCACGAGGACGAGGTGTACTGCCGCCACGACGGCGCGCTCCAGCGGGTCGACGTCGTCTACTCGCGGGTCAACGCCGACTGGCTCGACCCGCTGCTCTTCCGGCCGGAGTCGCTGCTCGGCCCTCCAGGCCTCATCGAGGCCTGGCGCCGCGGCAACGTCGCCATCGCCAACTCGCCGGGCAGCGGCGTCGCCGACGACAAGGCGATCTACCCGTACGTCCCCGACATGGTCCGGTACTACCTCGGCGAGGAGCCGCTGATCGACAACGTCCCCACCTACGACGTCTCCGACGATCGCCAGCGCCGCCACGTCGTCGCCAACCTCGAGCGGATGGTGATCAAGCCGGTGGACGCCAGCGGCGGCTACGGCATCGGGTTCGGGAAGCTGATGAGCGCCGCCGAGCGCGAGGCCACCGCGGCCCAGCTCGAGTCCCATCCCCGCGCCTGGCTGGCACAGGAGGAGGTGCAGCTCTCCCGCGCCCTCTGCCTCGCGCCCAACGGCGGCCTCGAGGCCCGTGCCGTCGACCTGCGGCCCTTCGTGCTCCTCGACGAGCGGCCCTGGGTGGTCCCGGGCGGCCTCACCCGGGTGGCACGCGACACCGAGACGCTGGTGGTGAACTCCTCGCAGGGCGGGGGGAGCAAGGACACATGGGTCCTCCAGCGCTGA
- a CDS encoding YceI family protein, producing the protein MGRFRSRPHLPRTRRGWLLSSLAALVAAVGIAYGAFAILAGGSSPAALSLNSSTSGSQSPAPPAIGHIAGSWTVGPGSVAGYRVHEKLAVLPAPSDAVGRTSNITGQATVTQTGTTHTVTAASFTVQVNTLASDRAMRDQRVHTLGLQTDTYPTAAFQLAQPVTLPADAGSGAVVKVTATGPLTMHGVTRTVSIPLSVRLSGSTFEVVGAISFPWSEFGMSAPNFGNFVTVADTATMEMDLKFTRAA; encoded by the coding sequence ATGGGGCGATTCCGCAGCCGCCCGCACCTTCCGCGCACCCGACGGGGCTGGCTGCTGTCCAGCCTCGCCGCCCTGGTGGCGGCGGTCGGCATCGCCTACGGCGCCTTCGCCATCCTCGCCGGAGGGAGCAGCCCGGCCGCGCTGAGCCTCAACTCCAGCACCAGCGGGAGCCAGAGCCCCGCCCCTCCCGCGATCGGGCACATCGCCGGGAGCTGGACGGTCGGCCCCGGCTCGGTCGCCGGCTACCGGGTCCACGAGAAGCTGGCGGTGCTCCCCGCGCCCAGCGACGCCGTGGGCCGCACCTCGAACATCACCGGTCAGGCCACGGTCACCCAGACCGGCACCACCCACACCGTCACCGCCGCCAGCTTCACGGTGCAGGTGAACACCCTGGCCAGCGACCGCGCGATGCGCGACCAGCGGGTCCACACCCTCGGCCTCCAGACCGACACCTATCCGACCGCAGCCTTCCAGCTCGCCCAGCCGGTCACCCTGCCTGCCGACGCCGGCAGCGGCGCGGTGGTGAAGGTGACCGCCACCGGCCCCCTGACAATGCACGGGGTGACCAGGACGGTGTCGATCCCGCTGAGCGTCCGGCTCTCCGGCTCGACCTTCGAGGTGGTCGGCGCCATCTCCTTCCCCTGGTCCGAGTTCGGGATGAGCGCCCCCAACTTCGGCAACTTCGTCACCGTCGCCGACACCGCGACCATGGAGATGGATCTGAAGTTCACCAGGGCCGCCTGA
- a CDS encoding Ppx/GppA phosphatase family protein: MPQSPLAVIDIGSNSGRVAVLSLTQDGHLEMLSDGRTSLHLIDDVAARGRLSPEAIDRVVRAVHDFLCIAVTAGAERTVAVATAAVREAANGAELAERLLEETGVTLEIIEGTEEAHYALVGAVHGLAVEDGMLVDIGGGSLEISRFRGREAVSTWSLPLGAGRLTAGFLTTDPPRTAEIRALRDHVEAMLQEVVVPILEPTEQLVGTGGTIRNLAKIHRARITYPIPRMHGYVLDRDHLREVVDQLVMVPLARRDAIPGLSRDRADTVTGGGLAVLTVMDWIQARSLVVSGQGLREGVALEHTGRLPSAAAARRASVAALVARFTTWEEQRASRRRRIAATLLDALMPHVDDDLRDTLDHAALILDVGRSVDYYQRWEHAAAIVVAADLRGFTHRRIALLASTIAGAGAGRPNVRGYAPVLSAADRRPVEQLSVILALADQIERRSGDSDGVPQVRQHDRRRAVAIRLAGCAVWQSTELARRFRRAFGRDLSVDAVPVGDRG; this comes from the coding sequence GTGCCCCAGTCGCCGCTCGCCGTCATCGACATCGGGTCCAACTCCGGCCGCGTCGCGGTCCTCTCGCTGACCCAGGACGGCCACCTGGAGATGCTCTCGGACGGGCGCACCTCCCTGCACCTGATCGACGACGTCGCCGCCCGGGGGCGGCTCTCGCCGGAGGCGATCGACCGGGTGGTGCGGGCGGTGCACGACTTCCTCTGCATCGCCGTCACCGCCGGCGCCGAGCGCACCGTCGCGGTGGCCACCGCGGCGGTCCGCGAGGCGGCCAACGGCGCCGAGCTCGCCGAACGTCTCCTCGAGGAGACCGGGGTCACCCTGGAGATCATCGAGGGCACCGAGGAGGCCCACTACGCGCTGGTGGGGGCGGTGCACGGCCTCGCCGTCGAGGACGGGATGCTCGTCGACATCGGGGGCGGCAGCCTCGAGATCTCCCGCTTCCGCGGCCGCGAGGCGGTGTCGACCTGGAGCCTGCCGCTGGGCGCGGGCCGTCTCACCGCCGGCTTCCTCACCACCGACCCGCCCCGCACCGCCGAGATCCGCGCCCTCCGTGACCACGTGGAGGCGATGCTGCAGGAGGTGGTGGTGCCGATCCTCGAGCCCACCGAGCAGCTGGTCGGCACCGGCGGCACCATCCGCAACCTGGCCAAGATCCACCGCGCCCGGATCACCTACCCGATCCCGCGGATGCACGGCTACGTGCTCGATCGCGACCACCTCCGGGAGGTGGTCGACCAGCTCGTGATGGTGCCGCTGGCCCGCCGCGACGCCATCCCCGGGCTCAGCCGCGACCGCGCCGACACCGTCACCGGCGGCGGCCTGGCGGTGCTCACGGTGATGGACTGGATCCAGGCGCGCAGCCTCGTGGTCTCGGGGCAGGGGCTGCGCGAGGGCGTGGCCCTGGAGCACACCGGGCGGCTGCCCTCCGCCGCCGCCGCCCGGCGCGCCTCGGTGGCGGCGCTGGTGGCCCGCTTCACCACCTGGGAGGAGCAGCGCGCCAGCCGGCGGCGGCGGATCGCCGCCACCCTGCTCGACGCGCTGATGCCCCACGTCGACGACGACCTGCGCGACACCCTCGACCACGCCGCCCTCATCCTCGACGTCGGCCGCTCGGTCGACTACTACCAGCGCTGGGAGCACGCCGCCGCGATCGTGGTCGCCGCCGACCTGCGCGGCTTCACCCACCGGCGCATCGCCCTGCTGGCGAGCACCATCGCCGGCGCCGGGGCCGGCCGGCCCAACGTCCGCGGCTACGCGCCGGTGCTCTCGGCCGCCGACCGGCGGCCGGTCGAGCAGCTCTCCGTCATCCTCGCCCTCGCCGACCAGATCGAGCGCCGCTCCGGCGACTCCGACGGGGTGCCCCAGGTGCGCCAGCACGACCGCCGCCGGGCGGTGGCGATCCGGCTCGCCGGCTGCGCCGTCTGGCAGTCGACCGAGCTGGCCCGCCGCTTCAGGCGCGCCTTCGGTCGCGACCTCAGCGTCGACGCGGTGCCGGTGGGCGACCGGGGGTGA
- a CDS encoding peptide ABC transporter substrate-binding protein: MTGRGLRAVAATLALALLGGCGGAGTPAQPDTGPDDPANRGGTLTLGVTQEPTSFLAAGVTDSMSFSFAVDAPVVEGLLWYRSKDETSGARTLADFWRPDLATEVPTVENGDVRTAGCRPVTYQGASTVPPMCVTWRLRGGVLWHDGSTFSAHDVCATMQLYWLRYGVHNPTAVGGTSGYDRLVGCTEDGPLQATLSFRSPYGAYLSLGSGTYGILPARQLENAFAQNRDLERTPQTVDLSRGTGNASAYRGTDTLDRIIVGTGPFVLERYDPAHEIVLVRNHRYWDAKRQPHIDRLIFKVVSDVHSQLDQVRAGEIDVGLDFRLAFLSELEGLARSGRVRLLTIPEAGAEKIDLNLCDADAGRCGPQAMPSPFTADVRVRHALLTGIDRELIVRTIARGQTVIPPDSWISLGSGFIRDPRVPTTRYDPAAAVRMLEDAGYRLSPSCHGGRGRADASGRCMDLRLVTTSGNAARDQTQIAVQADLERLGIFTELSTVKAARLVGGFADGGLLNTHAYQMAMYTIVGAADPDTWYGAYHGNCGGACPADDQIPSPTNQGAGGDVTGENNPEVDRAFEEGRAAVSLAERGRAYMRAEELLAADLPELPLYQQVSVMSLSSRLLGVRRNDNAWTFNSAEWYCAGGRCQS; this comes from the coding sequence GTGACCGGCCGGGGGCTGCGGGCGGTGGCGGCGACTCTCGCCCTCGCCCTGCTCGGCGGCTGCGGCGGCGCGGGCACGCCGGCGCAGCCGGACACCGGCCCCGACGACCCCGCCAATCGGGGCGGCACCCTCACCCTCGGCGTCACCCAGGAGCCCACCTCCTTCCTCGCCGCCGGGGTCACCGACTCGATGAGCTTCTCCTTCGCGGTGGACGCGCCGGTGGTGGAGGGGCTGCTCTGGTACCGGTCGAAGGACGAGACCTCGGGCGCGCGGACCCTCGCCGACTTCTGGCGGCCCGACCTCGCCACCGAGGTGCCCACCGTCGAGAACGGCGACGTCCGGACCGCGGGCTGCCGGCCGGTGACCTACCAGGGCGCGTCGACGGTGCCGCCGATGTGCGTCACCTGGAGGCTGCGCGGCGGGGTGCTCTGGCACGACGGCAGCACCTTCTCGGCCCACGACGTCTGCGCGACGATGCAGCTCTACTGGCTGCGCTACGGCGTCCACAATCCCACCGCGGTCGGCGGCACCAGCGGCTACGACCGGCTGGTGGGCTGCACCGAGGACGGCCCGCTCCAGGCGACGCTGAGCTTCCGCAGCCCCTACGGCGCCTACCTGTCGCTGGGCTCGGGGACGTACGGCATCCTCCCCGCGCGCCAGCTGGAGAACGCCTTCGCGCAGAACCGCGACCTCGAGCGCACCCCGCAGACCGTCGACCTCAGCCGCGGCACCGGCAATGCCAGCGCCTATCGCGGCACCGACACCCTCGACAGGATCATCGTCGGCACCGGGCCCTTCGTGCTCGAGCGCTACGACCCCGCCCACGAGATCGTGCTGGTGCGCAACCACCGCTACTGGGACGCCAAGCGCCAGCCCCACATCGACCGCCTGATCTTCAAGGTGGTGTCGGACGTCCACTCCCAGCTCGACCAGGTGCGGGCCGGTGAGATCGACGTCGGCCTCGACTTCCGGCTCGCCTTCCTCTCCGAGCTCGAGGGTCTGGCCCGCTCCGGGCGGGTGCGCCTGCTCACCATCCCCGAGGCGGGCGCCGAGAAGATCGACCTCAACCTCTGCGACGCCGACGCCGGCCGCTGCGGCCCCCAGGCGATGCCGAGCCCGTTCACCGCCGACGTGCGGGTGCGCCACGCCCTGCTCACCGGGATCGATCGCGAGCTGATCGTGCGGACCATCGCCCGCGGCCAGACCGTGATCCCGCCGGACTCGTGGATCTCGCTCGGCTCCGGCTTCATCCGCGATCCCAGGGTGCCCACCACCCGGTACGACCCCGCCGCCGCGGTGCGGATGCTCGAGGACGCCGGCTACCGGCTCAGCCCCAGCTGCCACGGCGGCCGCGGCCGCGCCGACGCCTCCGGCCGGTGCATGGATCTCAGGCTGGTCACCACCTCGGGCAACGCCGCCCGCGACCAGACCCAGATCGCCGTCCAGGCCGACCTCGAGCGGCTGGGGATCTTCACCGAGCTGAGCACGGTCAAGGCGGCGCGGCTGGTCGGCGGCTTCGCCGACGGCGGGCTGCTCAACACCCACGCCTACCAGATGGCGATGTACACGATCGTCGGCGCCGCCGATCCCGACACCTGGTACGGCGCCTACCACGGCAACTGCGGGGGAGCCTGCCCCGCCGACGACCAGATCCCCTCGCCGACCAACCAGGGGGCCGGGGGCGACGTCACCGGTGAGAACAACCCCGAGGTCGATCGTGCCTTCGAGGAGGGGCGCGCCGCGGTGTCGCTCGCCGAGCGCGGCCGCGCCTACATGCGCGCCGAGGAGCTGCTCGCCGCCGACCTCCCCGAGCTCCCGCTCTATCAGCAGGTGAGCGTGATGAGCCTCAGCAGCCGGCTGCTGGGGGTGCGCCGCAACGACAACGCCTGGACCTTCAACAGCGCCGAGTGGTACTGCGCGGGCGGCCGCTGCCAATCCTGA